A single genomic interval of Candidatus Binatia bacterium harbors:
- a CDS encoding DUF2339 domain-containing protein produces TVVKLLVIDMAILQPVYRILSFAATGVLLIVAAYLYQKFAKGLLEPNAEIPPAPREGAS; encoded by the coding sequence ACCGTGGTCAAGCTGCTGGTGATAGACATGGCGATCTTGCAGCCCGTCTACCGGATACTTTCGTTTGCCGCCACCGGAGTGCTTCTCATCGTCGCCGCGTATCTCTATCAGAAGTTCGCCAAGGGCCTGCTTGAACCGAACGCGGAAATCCCGCCGGCGCCAAGGGAAGGAGCGTCGTGA